The following DNA comes from Anastrepha obliqua isolate idAnaObli1 chromosome 1, idAnaObli1_1.0, whole genome shotgun sequence.
ttatatctgatttttcttttgtttaattttttcttctgaagaatataattataatttataataattaattaattataaatgtaataataataagtaagtTGATTtatgtgttttgttgttgtattttatgaatcaatttgtaattttattccttttctttatttatctgcagattttttttgctctctgtgtttttcttgtttgcGCATAATTCTTGCTTACTTTGAATTAATgcagttttattgtttttttttttttaaatatatttttcatatttttttgctgaagaaaaatttttcacattgtggttggttgctgttgttgttgtttctgctATATTTAACCCCTTGCTTTATTAGAGCGCTATgctatttttgttgctgttgttttcattgtgttttttatgttgttgttgatgatgtTATAGCAATCCTTATTTCTGGTGCCATtctggttgctgttgttgctgttactaGTTGACGGATCGATAGTACAAACTGGAACGCATCACATAGCATACTTTCTAGTCCACTCCCGTGCcaattcattatatttttccCGATCGGTTTTATATATTCTTGCAATCTCTGGTACAAGAGGATCGTCTGGATTGGGATCACAGAGAAGAGAGCAAATTGATAGTAAAACTGCAAGAgaagtacaaatataaaaaattcgttaTTATTCATTCCAATTATCTCAAAATAAATCAAACCAAAGTTCTACCTTTTGAAATAGTTAATGCTGGCGACCATTGAGATCTTAAAATGTCGAGACAAATCGATCCGTTACTGTTAATGTTTGGATGGTATATACGCGTTGTAAAAGCCACTTTAGGCGGTTTGAAGGGATAATCTGTTGGAAAATGAATTGTTAAGAAAAACACGCCACCTTGGTACGGGCTGTCAGGCTGAAATagagaaaagagaaaatataatatgagaTTCAAATTCATACGCCattcaatcaaaaaattctcgGCACAATTAGGTAAAGATaatgaatgaaagaaaatcGTAATGAATATAACGTcgtaatttttcgaaatatatttgaattgtGCTATTGACAAAAAGGGAAGATGGAACAACACTTAGCACTAAGCCTACCATGgacgggtcaaatgacccattttaaactttttgtcagaagttcttagaaataacattattaaatcgtcgtttgccttcacgacttttattaaaaaatgaatcgaatgtatttttcaagATCTACTCTTCTCTTTCTAATTGTTttaccgagaaatatatgtaaTCTTAataatatatctatataatatttttaaagacgggtcatttgacccactttggtaggaataggaatacataaaataccggtaggtttagtgttaagtATTAGAAAAATTCGGGCCAATTCGCCTCTGCCAACTTAATCAGATTCGCCTTACTAACGTAccacaaacttaaaaattattaaactttacCAACATTAATACGACCAAACTGTTTGTCCTTCCTTTtctctttcaaattttgtattctaattttaattttttaattgtaattttcaaattataaaaatctatAAGAGAGGAAGTATAGAGCAACAGACACATAACTTAATTCCGAACACTCTTTATATGCCCACTCAAACACCCTCAACTAGCATCCCGGCCCTTACGATTTGACCCCGTCGAAACACCACATTTCCTGGACCTTCGATGACCAGATGACTAGACCACTTAGTGGTGTACCTACTACCTACGCAGTGCTTATTAAAGCTGCAACAACAGAAAAATTTCGGCCTCATTCACATCTGCCAATTTAATCAAATTCGCTAAGCTAAACAGACTTAGTCCAACATCGCCCGCGCGTGATTGGTAACGGAATATTTAAGACAAAATTCCTCCCGAAATAGGAAGATATGTTTAAAGGCAACATCAAAAATTTAGGACAAACATTTTTAGCTGTTTGGTGTTGCTTCCAGATATATCTTCCTGCTCATGAAGAGATTGAAAAGCATCAAGATGCGCAAACTTCTTTGCAATACACACAGAATATtcggaaatgaaaatattggagcattgcaaatgtcaaatattCTAAAATGTCATTTTCAATCAAACGTCACTTATCATTTGCATCAAAGAAATTTACGCTGCGCTTTCGACGCTTGAAAAATGTTGGGAGAAAAGTgagtagaaaatatttattgtttcgatttttacagtgataattttttaaatgttcaaagGTTAAGCAATTTTGTTGAATGTATTTTAGCGAAACCCTATCTACAAATGAGGTGAACGTTCTCATCTTGTTGAGTTAGACTCAATATTTGATAAGAGTTCGCTGCTAGACGAAAGTAAAAGATTTATCGAGCAAAATTGTATGGAAAGTGAAAGAATTAACAAAGATATAAGGATTGATAGAATTTCGACGCAAAGAAAGTTTTGAAACCTGCAagtgacttaaaaaaataaaaaagcttaaTAATGCtgtaaaatgcaattaaaattcaTTTCGTTAAaaacgaatatatgtatgtaagtcaaGGCTCAGATTAAAAAAGACTCATATCATTGATATGGTTTtgctttccaaaaattatttggttttAGGAAACTTCTtcttttgagatatttttttgaaaaaaacgaagCGTTtcctttgaaatttttctttttcttatagtACATCTAACAAAACCTTAGCGTTTCTTATTTTACATGCATCGACAACTATTTAATTCAATAACACTTGCATTTTACGCGGAAACGgaaagctccccataaaaaaagTCCCACCCCCTCCTTTCAGGCGTTACAGCATACTGGTTATGCCTCAAAACATAAATTAGTTCAACGGTATGAAATACCTCATCAAGCGAAGTTTGAAACGCCCACAACGCCTGAAAGTAGCCAAATTCTCCGTTTTCAGACTTCAGCCGCGACCTGCTAAATAGTGACCACTGCGCatatcacagagaatgtgaatatcccgataccccaatcgttacGACGGGACTGTCGTTCCACTGCCCGACCATGATGAGGTGAAAAaagcgataatgcggctaaagaacGACAAAGCCGCGggagccgacggactgccgctTGATCAATTCCAAAAATGGCGGCGATAttttgtgaaaggctgaagcccaccatcaaccaactaatGGGACTTTATCAGTgtggttttaaaaatgtttctttttccatatttttttaataatcacatgggtcagtttaagatggccaaccctgtacatatccaaatacgtgctaagggcgaccacttgcgcgatatcatattcaaaaagtgatgtaaacgaatctccttgaactaaattaaatgtttttcacaatgaaacacaaaaaaatgtttctttttccatatttttttaataatcacatgggtcagtttaatatggccaaccctgtagaagaagaggaaggcctcctctatgTTGGAACgatcacttggtgtttccaactgatgccggttagcacgagaaactACAGAAACGCTTgttaaactcgtccaaaatgtcgtaagcggttatcccgctaatcaagaagaagaagatgcaaCGATGCAATCGACAGCTCGACAAAGTTTTGCATAAGCTAATTCCTACCTTAAAAAGGTCTAtaatacaataaacaaattaaattatttgaattaataagTTTTATTCTCACCGGATtcatatcaggtcagtccataagtcgtgcgtattttacccataatttcacttttgtacgatttttgcatacaaaaaattattcgcggaatataattttcttgatatattgtgcattcaacaagtgattttaatcgcggatagaagcagatgttgttaaaaaataaaacggaatcttcgaacgcgtataagaggcatattttgttttttttttttataaaagtagtaaaaatgcaacaactgttgctgcagaaataagcactgttcacggagagaataccgtgagtgtaaggactgcgcaaaagtagttttcaaaattacgaagtggtaactgcgacgtggaggatgccccgcgcgctggtcgtcctgaagtctttaactctgaCGCCtcgctcgaactcgtggaagctgagccaaatttgacagtcgatatgatagctcagaggttaaattcatcgcatggaacagttcacaagcacctggttcagttgggaaaggtttaaaatctgggaaaatgggttccgcatagactttccgtcgccaacctttagcagagagtgaatgtgtgttctcagctgctgcaatggTTTGAAAATaagagttttttgaaccgtatcgttactggtgttgaaaaatgggtcctttacaataatcctgttcgcaaatggttagataaagatgaaacaccagaaccgacccctagagatggcctttaccccaagaagattctcctgtctatttggtgggatatgaccggtattttttattatgaacttctggaaccaaaccagacgataactgctgattattattcccatcagatatcaaacctgaatgaggcacttaacaaaaatccaccgtttttagtgaatagacgctaagttttgtttcaccacgacaacgcaagacctcataccgcaaggcaaacattaggcaagctgaacgagctcggaagGGACCTAATGCCGCATCGACCATACTCTcaggatattgcaccttgtgattatcaccttttccgcggACTTCAATCTCATATgaataacaagaactactcctcaaaagaagctataaaaagggatatcgaa
Coding sequences within:
- the LOC129246140 gene encoding ubiquitin-conjugating enzyme E2-17 kDa, encoding MALKRINKELQDLGRDPPAQCSAGPVGDDLFHWQATIMGPPDSPYQGGVFFLTIHFPTDYPFKPPKVAFTTRIYHPNINSNGSICLDILRSQWSPALTISKVLLSICSLLCDPNPDDPLVPEIARIYKTDREKYNELAREWTRKYAM